A window from Solanum stenotomum isolate F172 chromosome 5, ASM1918654v1, whole genome shotgun sequence encodes these proteins:
- the LOC125864678 gene encoding protein EARLY RESPONSIVE TO DEHYDRATION 15-like: MALVSGGRSTLNPNAPLFVPSFVRQVEDFSPEWWNLVTTSTWFHDYWMSQNQGEEYGAGNDVADLLPENIDLNVDEDILNMEAQFEEFLHSSENGQQGIKSSLYGVNAMPQYGLPSDALIRTLSSPRSPIGPPKYFEKASKIVSPRNSFRSIQQPR; the protein is encoded by the exons ATGGCACTAGTttctggaggaagatcaacatTGAATCCAAATGCGCCTCTCTTTGTTCCTTCATTCGTGCGCCAGGTAGAGGATTTTTCACCAGAATGGTGGAATTTGGTGACAACTTCAACATGGTTCCATGACTATTGGATGAGCCAGAACCAGGGAGAGGAATATGGTGCTGGTAATGATGTTGCTGATTTGCTTCCTGAAAATATTGATCTCAATGTTGATGAGGACATCTTGAACATGGAAGCTCAGTTTGAGGAATTTCTTCATTCTTCCGAAAATGGGCAACAAGGAATCAAGTCATCTCTCTATGGTGTCAATGCGATGCCACAATATG GTTTACCATCTGATGCACTGATAAGAACATTGAGTTCACCAAGATCCCCCATTGGGCCACCCAAATACTTTGAGAAGGCATCCAAGATCGTGAGCCCGAGGAACAGTTTCCGCAGCATCCAGCAGCCTCGTTGA